A stretch of Acidovorax sp. RAC01 DNA encodes these proteins:
- a CDS encoding terminase small subunit, with protein MTPKQQRFVDEYMVDLNATQAAIRAGYSAHTANEQGSRLLANVSVQAAISIARKAQQERTGITADRVLTEIALVAFADARELVEVRKGCCRHCWGEGFKRQRTVGEMNAAVEQWRKDGKDPADFDQEGGIGYNPHRPPHPDCPDCVGEGHARTVIKDTRSLTPAAVALYAGAKETKYGIEVLSHSKMDAVEKLAKHVGLYEKDNQQKADPLSALLTRIAQGNGNGFAPVQNDPERTTSAGLPMKAQVQDDDED; from the coding sequence TTGACCCCGAAACAGCAGCGGTTTGTGGATGAATACATGGTGGACCTGAACGCCACCCAGGCCGCGATTCGGGCGGGATACAGCGCGCACACAGCCAATGAGCAGGGCTCAAGGCTGTTAGCAAACGTTAGTGTTCAGGCTGCAATTTCGATAGCACGCAAGGCCCAGCAGGAGCGCACAGGCATCACCGCAGACCGGGTGCTGACCGAGATAGCCCTGGTGGCCTTTGCGGACGCCCGCGAGCTTGTGGAAGTGCGCAAGGGCTGCTGCCGCCACTGCTGGGGCGAAGGGTTCAAGCGCCAGCGCACCGTGGGCGAAATGAACGCAGCTGTGGAGCAATGGCGCAAGGATGGCAAAGACCCGGCCGACTTCGACCAAGAGGGCGGCATTGGGTACAACCCCCACCGCCCACCACACCCCGACTGCCCCGATTGCGTGGGTGAAGGCCATGCCCGCACAGTCATCAAGGACACGCGCAGCCTCACCCCTGCCGCTGTGGCTCTGTATGCGGGCGCCAAGGAGACGAAGTACGGCATCGAGGTGCTATCGCACTCGAAGATGGACGCCGTAGAGAAGCTGGCCAAGCACGTCGGGCTGTACGAGAAGGACAACCAGCAGAAGGCCGACCCGCTTTCTGCGCTGCTGACACGCATTGCCCAAGGCAACGGCAATGGCTTCGCGCCCGTGCAGAACGACCCCGAGCGCACCACATCGGCCGGCCTGCCCATGAAGGCGCAGGTTCAGGACGACGACGAGGATTGA
- a CDS encoding HNH endonuclease, with translation MNDKRCKGCGGAMEGRRLRNIYCGQACKDAAIDRASEELRALRTRVCIQCGASFTAKKSQLDSGNGKYCSVRCASGHLTTPGNLARAAEARKASVAINGTAHKKGAAHPSWKGGREAVRERQREKWRSEGGKERLRKYRAENPEKVREFRQRRSGKKIGRLPPGTVKKIGTRQKWMCVVCRRSIKDAYHVDHITPIARGGDHSPLNIQLLCPTCNVRKSAKDPIDFMQSRGYLL, from the coding sequence ATGAATGACAAGCGATGCAAGGGCTGTGGTGGGGCTATGGAAGGCCGCAGGCTTCGCAACATCTATTGCGGACAAGCCTGCAAGGACGCGGCGATCGATAGAGCCTCCGAAGAACTTAGGGCTTTGCGTACTCGGGTGTGCATTCAATGCGGGGCATCTTTCACTGCCAAGAAAAGCCAACTGGACAGTGGGAATGGCAAGTATTGCAGTGTTCGCTGTGCTTCCGGCCATCTGACAACGCCAGGAAACCTCGCGCGCGCAGCCGAGGCAAGAAAGGCATCGGTCGCAATAAATGGCACCGCCCACAAAAAAGGCGCAGCGCATCCTTCTTGGAAAGGTGGCAGGGAGGCGGTTCGGGAAAGGCAGCGCGAAAAGTGGAGGTCAGAGGGCGGGAAGGAGCGGCTTAGGAAATACCGCGCTGAGAACCCCGAAAAGGTGCGTGAATTTCGTCAACGCCGCAGCGGGAAGAAGATTGGCCGCCTACCGCCTGGCACGGTGAAAAAAATCGGCACGCGCCAGAAATGGATGTGCGTGGTTTGCCGACGCTCCATCAAGGACGCGTACCACGTCGACCACATTACGCCAATTGCAAGGGGCGGAGACCACTCGCCGCTCAACATCCAGCTTTTGTGTCCGACCTGCAACGTGCGCAAGTCGGCGAAAGACCCAATTGATTTCATGCAGTCCAGGGGGTACTTGCTGTGA
- a CDS encoding HNH endonuclease signature motif containing protein, whose amino-acid sequence MVEPLHFTLPWPPADLSPNAARSKKGWLIPNPETGLSDAKEVRRLYVYDPETGVFLRRITIGQRAKSGTVAGFTCHGRRRIYFRGKAVFASRLAWLYMTGEWPRGVIDHVNGNPLDDRMANLRDVDAGINMENQRKARIDNRSGLLGVRKNRASSYSARIWFKGRPQTIGAFPTAEEAHAAYLERKRAIHEGCTL is encoded by the coding sequence ATGGTTGAGCCGCTGCACTTCACCCTGCCGTGGCCACCGGCCGACCTGAGCCCGAACGCTGCCCGCTCGAAAAAGGGTTGGTTGATTCCGAACCCTGAAACGGGCCTATCGGATGCGAAGGAGGTGCGCCGGTTGTATGTGTACGACCCGGAAACCGGGGTGTTTTTGCGCCGGATCACTATCGGTCAGCGAGCAAAAAGCGGGACCGTCGCAGGCTTTACGTGTCACGGGAGAAGGCGAATCTACTTCCGTGGAAAGGCTGTGTTTGCCTCACGACTTGCATGGTTGTACATGACGGGCGAATGGCCAAGAGGCGTTATTGATCATGTGAACGGGAACCCGTTGGACGATCGCATGGCAAATCTTCGTGATGTTGATGCTGGCATCAATATGGAAAACCAGCGGAAAGCGCGAATCGACAACCGCTCAGGGCTACTTGGGGTGAGGAAAAACCGTGCAAGCAGCTATTCCGCTCGAATTTGGTTCAAAGGACGGCCGCAAACGATTGGGGCTTTCCCCACTGCAGAGGAAGCTCACGCCGCGTACCTGGAGCGGAAAAGAGCTATTCATGAAGGGTGCACGCTGTGA
- a CDS encoding helix-turn-helix domain-containing protein: MTEGQFSLVPMEVIQDKRLTLEQTRVLIALFSFRSRTTDTVWPSRAAIAERTGMHPSNISAATTALVTLGWLLKVGAGGHSKASRYTLCNPGITATTVAQSATVAPATTVAQSATVVGPTTVAEQTTVADAATVAEQARGPVAESATPPVAESARGKEHTNELTTEQTNSRPAAPTAAKVKAELVDDAETALQSACKHTWAAYSLSYERRYGAKPVRNQSVNAKVKQFVQRIGFVESPLVAAFYVDRVSDAFVVRKVHDVGLLLSGAEGYRTQWAAGSAMTGTRAKQIDQTQSNADVATEAMAILRQRRQGAPA; the protein is encoded by the coding sequence ATGACCGAAGGCCAGTTCTCACTGGTTCCTATGGAAGTCATCCAGGACAAGCGGCTGACACTGGAGCAAACGCGCGTGTTGATCGCGTTGTTTTCGTTCCGCAGCCGCACCACGGATACGGTGTGGCCCTCACGCGCAGCCATTGCGGAGCGCACGGGTATGCACCCCTCGAACATCAGCGCCGCTACGACGGCCCTGGTGACGCTGGGATGGCTGCTCAAGGTGGGGGCCGGTGGGCACTCGAAAGCCAGCCGCTACACCCTTTGCAACCCTGGAATCACTGCAACAACCGTAGCCCAATCGGCTACGGTAGCCCCTGCGACTACCGTAGCCCAATCGGCTACGGTTGTTGGCCCCACAACAGTAGCCGAACAGACTACGGTAGCCGATGCGGCTACGGTAGCCGAACAGGCTAGGGGGCCCGTAGCCGAATCGGCTACCCCCCCCGTAGCCGAATCGGCTAGGGGCAAAGAACATACCAATGAACTAACCACTGAACAGACCAATTCCCGGCCGGCTGCGCCGACCGCCGCGAAGGTCAAGGCTGAGTTGGTGGACGACGCCGAGACAGCGCTGCAGTCGGCGTGCAAGCACACCTGGGCCGCGTACAGCCTTTCGTACGAACGCCGCTACGGTGCCAAGCCCGTACGCAACCAGTCGGTGAACGCCAAGGTCAAGCAGTTCGTGCAGCGCATCGGCTTCGTGGAATCGCCGCTGGTGGCCGCGTTTTACGTGGACCGCGTGAGCGACGCCTTTGTGGTCCGCAAGGTGCACGACGTGGGCCTGCTGCTGTCGGGCGCCGAGGGATACCGCACGCAATGGGCTGCAGGTTCCGCGATGACGGGCACCCGCGCCAAGCAGATCGACCAGACCCAATCGAACGCCGACGTTGCAACGGAGGCCATGGCTATCCTGCGCCAGCGCCGGCAAGGAGCACCCGCATGA
- a CDS encoding sigma factor-like helix-turn-helix DNA-binding protein: protein MTGRATRLIERDARIEALAYEGKTAKEIASIEKIAVGAVYAWARAAGFKLERLDVARKDRDAKLMILGEAGKTPDEIAIELGMKPSAVRFAARVIGVNLKRGYRSPLTEGRQARIGKMVSMYRQGVTLQKIGDQFGITRERVRQLLGKRGVKSIDGGKSVVAAAQALAREQDKEARSIAKYGLPRAVVEQLRKDGVTYAFQKQRNHAKIRGIDWKLSFGQWFAIWQTSGKLHLRGRGKGKYVMSRVSDAGCYEMGNVHIQLATENSQEAVKQWKGKAKANRGVYCLYPGREMAWLAKVGQTRLGFFKSEAEAVAARTAYLEANPQKHELLRGRGYAHIKGKDGRADRYQVMVGSKYVGSYLTPDAALAARADYIAAQAKLTPAAEAKEVTHG from the coding sequence ATGACCGGCCGCGCCACACGTTTGATTGAGCGGGACGCTCGAATCGAGGCCCTTGCTTATGAGGGCAAAACCGCCAAGGAGATCGCGTCGATTGAAAAGATTGCGGTTGGAGCGGTGTACGCCTGGGCGCGGGCTGCAGGCTTCAAGTTGGAGCGACTGGATGTCGCCCGCAAGGATCGGGATGCGAAGTTGATGATCCTTGGAGAAGCCGGGAAAACTCCCGATGAAATTGCGATCGAGTTGGGCATGAAGCCTAGCGCCGTTCGCTTTGCCGCCCGCGTAATTGGCGTGAACCTCAAGCGCGGGTACAGAAGCCCATTGACTGAGGGGCGCCAAGCTCGCATCGGAAAGATGGTGAGCATGTACCGCCAAGGGGTCACGCTGCAAAAGATTGGGGACCAATTCGGCATCACTCGGGAGCGCGTCCGTCAGTTGCTTGGCAAGCGAGGCGTCAAGTCTATTGACGGAGGTAAGTCCGTCGTAGCCGCAGCCCAGGCGCTGGCCCGTGAGCAGGACAAGGAAGCGCGGAGCATTGCAAAGTACGGATTGCCGCGCGCAGTGGTGGAGCAGCTGCGAAAAGATGGTGTGACGTACGCATTCCAGAAGCAACGCAACCACGCCAAGATTCGCGGGATCGATTGGAAGCTGAGCTTTGGTCAATGGTTCGCCATCTGGCAAACCAGCGGGAAGTTGCACCTTCGGGGAAGAGGAAAAGGCAAGTACGTGATGTCTCGTGTCAGCGACGCTGGTTGCTACGAGATGGGCAACGTGCACATCCAGCTTGCAACGGAGAACAGCCAGGAAGCCGTCAAGCAATGGAAGGGCAAGGCCAAGGCTAACCGGGGCGTCTATTGCCTGTACCCGGGCCGCGAGATGGCTTGGCTCGCAAAAGTCGGCCAAACACGCCTCGGATTCTTCAAATCCGAAGCCGAAGCCGTGGCCGCTAGGACTGCATATCTTGAAGCCAACCCGCAGAAGCATGAGCTTCTTCGCGGTCGCGGCTATGCCCACATCAAGGGCAAAGATGGGCGCGCGGATCGATACCAGGTAATGGTGGGCAGCAAGTACGTCGGGTCCTACTTGACGCCTGACGCGGCCCTTGCAGCGCGCGCCGACTACATCGCGGCCCAAGCAAAGCTGACCCCCGCAGCCGAAGCCAAGGAGGTCACACATGGTTGA
- a CDS encoding LexA family protein, translating to MSYGQRLKEALDHSGRGRKELAEAIGRSVQAVGDVLNGKSKAFTAENNAKAAEFLKVDSFWLATGNGEMKAVPQSNVTPAPIGARSVPVISAIQAGMWCEIVDQFQPGDADEYLMTDLELSAHAFALTIRGDSMLPEFNAGDRVIIDPDVAPHPGDFVAAKNGEQEATFKKYRPRGMDASGNLVFELVPLNDDYPTLRSDIEPIRIVGTMVEHRKYRRPR from the coding sequence ATGTCCTATGGCCAACGACTCAAAGAAGCTCTCGACCACTCTGGCCGAGGTCGCAAAGAGCTTGCCGAGGCAATTGGCCGATCTGTTCAGGCGGTTGGCGACGTCCTCAATGGGAAGTCAAAGGCGTTCACCGCAGAGAACAACGCCAAGGCGGCCGAATTCTTGAAGGTCGATTCGTTCTGGCTTGCCACAGGCAACGGTGAGATGAAGGCAGTACCCCAGTCGAATGTCACCCCAGCCCCCATCGGGGCCCGCAGCGTGCCCGTCATCAGCGCCATCCAGGCTGGTATGTGGTGCGAGATCGTTGACCAGTTCCAGCCAGGCGATGCCGACGAATACCTAATGACCGACTTGGAGCTTTCAGCCCACGCCTTTGCGCTGACCATTCGCGGCGACAGCATGCTGCCGGAGTTCAATGCAGGCGACCGGGTCATCATCGACCCCGACGTGGCCCCGCACCCAGGTGACTTCGTAGCGGCCAAGAACGGCGAGCAGGAAGCCACGTTCAAAAAGTACCGCCCACGCGGGATGGATGCGAGCGGCAATCTGGTGTTCGAGCTGGTGCCGCTGAACGATGACTACCCCACCCTGCGGTCAGACATTGAGCCCATCCGGATCGTGGGGACCATGGTTGAGCACCGGAAGTACAGGCGGCCACGTTGA
- a CDS encoding YHYH domain-containing protein: MKTIIAIAIILAAGFAQAHSGGTNSSGCHRDHTTGGYHCH; the protein is encoded by the coding sequence ATGAAAACCATCATCGCAATTGCCATCATCCTGGCCGCTGGCTTCGCACAAGCCCACTCGGGCGGCACCAACAGTTCAGGCTGCCACAGGGACCACACCACAGGCGGTTACCACTGCCACTGA
- a CDS encoding Arc family DNA-binding protein, giving the protein MTKTTLAKITTVRLPNELLERLEASAKADTRSISSEITKRLHLSFEAGRTALRDEFAAKAMQGFLSGHVAHYGHDNHWPYQALASEAYDMADAMLKAREGSAT; this is encoded by the coding sequence GTGACCAAAACCACCCTTGCAAAGATAACGACCGTCCGGCTCCCCAATGAACTGCTGGAGCGACTGGAAGCTTCTGCCAAAGCGGACACGCGCAGCATCAGCAGCGAAATCACGAAGCGTCTACACCTGAGCTTCGAGGCAGGCCGGACTGCGCTTCGGGACGAGTTTGCAGCAAAGGCGATGCAAGGTTTTTTGTCTGGCCACGTTGCGCACTACGGCCACGACAACCACTGGCCCTACCAAGCGCTCGCATCTGAGGCCTACGACATGGCCGACGCAATGCTCAAAGCCCGGGAAGGCTCCGCAACATGA
- a CDS encoding YqaJ viral recombinase family protein → MYTPLENAPQGSPAWHAARSKHFCASEAAAALGLSKYSTRDELLRQKATGITEEVGAAKQRIFDAGHDAEALARPIAEGIAGTEFYPVVGTREVEGMALLASFDGIDVLDDLIWENKLLNQSLLQQVQAGDLEPHYWLQLEHQLLVSGASRALFTTSDGTPEGTHPLWYESKPERRAQLIAGWRQFAADLAAWVPPEAKPAPVVAKTVGSLPVVFDMRVEGKLVACNLDQYKPAALAYIAAINTELATDQDFADADGRCEVLPGLCRQAGAGHRSKPWAHMGDINTAPEHRARHCRRVRRQGLGPGKAGEGAKRQHQAVRGAPWAERAGRAHRPAERSHASELHAGRARGLRQCSEE, encoded by the coding sequence ATGTATACCCCTCTCGAAAATGCACCGCAGGGTTCCCCGGCCTGGCACGCAGCACGGTCCAAACATTTTTGTGCCTCAGAGGCCGCGGCAGCCCTTGGCCTGTCCAAATATTCCACCCGCGACGAGCTGCTGCGCCAAAAGGCAACCGGCATCACCGAGGAAGTCGGAGCCGCCAAGCAGCGCATCTTTGACGCTGGCCACGACGCCGAGGCGCTGGCCCGCCCGATTGCCGAGGGCATTGCAGGCACTGAGTTTTACCCCGTGGTGGGCACGCGCGAGGTCGAAGGCATGGCGCTGCTGGCCAGCTTCGACGGCATTGACGTGCTGGACGACCTGATCTGGGAAAACAAGCTGCTGAACCAGTCCCTGCTGCAACAGGTGCAGGCTGGCGACCTGGAGCCGCACTACTGGCTGCAGCTGGAGCACCAGCTTCTGGTCAGCGGCGCATCGCGCGCCCTGTTCACCACCAGCGACGGCACGCCCGAGGGCACGCACCCCCTGTGGTACGAGTCCAAGCCCGAGCGCCGCGCGCAGCTGATCGCCGGGTGGCGGCAGTTCGCTGCGGATCTGGCCGCATGGGTTCCGCCCGAGGCCAAGCCCGCGCCCGTGGTGGCAAAGACCGTGGGCAGCCTGCCCGTGGTGTTCGACATGCGCGTAGAGGGCAAGCTGGTGGCCTGCAACCTGGACCAGTACAAGCCCGCTGCACTGGCCTACATCGCGGCCATCAACACCGAGCTGGCCACCGACCAGGACTTTGCCGACGCCGATGGCCGATGCGAAGTTTTGCCGGGACTCTGCCGACAAGCTGGAGCTGGCCATCGGAGCAAGCCATGGGCCCACATGGGCGACATCAACACCGCCCCTGAACACCGTGCGCGACATTGCCGCCGCGTTCGACGCCAAGGGCTTGGCCCTGGAAAAGCTGGTGAAGGCGCAAAAAGACAGCATCAAGCTGTCCGAGGTGCACCGTGGGCAGAGCGAGCTGGCAGAGCACATCGCCCAGCTGAACGCAGCCATGCCAGCGAACTACATGCCGGCCGTGCCCGCGGACTTCGCCAATGCAGTGAAGAATAA
- a CDS encoding recombination-associated protein RdgC: protein MLKNLIVYRISPLWPADLAAIEQALAAAPFTECGQTQEKSRGWIAPRGEAHGAMVEAIGGQWIARYKTEAKAVPGEVLARKVAERVALIERETGRKPGRKETKELKDEAKLELLPMAFAKQASTWIWIDPTARTLVPDTGSQARADDIVTALVELLPGLSVSLLSTQSSPQACMAHWLKEQEPPTGFTVDRECELKAADESKAVVKYGRHPLDIDEVQAHIEAGKLPTKLALTWDDRVSFVLTEGLQVRKLAFLDVVFEGRSGEDGGFDADVAIATGELCKLIPDLIEALGGEQGPGVPCPSSLAVDEAGNVTAGAA, encoded by the coding sequence ATGCTGAAAAACCTGATCGTTTACCGAATCTCCCCCCTGTGGCCCGCCGACCTGGCAGCCATCGAACAGGCCCTGGCCGCCGCCCCCTTCACCGAGTGCGGCCAGACGCAGGAGAAGTCCCGCGGCTGGATCGCCCCGCGCGGCGAGGCGCACGGCGCCATGGTCGAAGCCATCGGCGGCCAGTGGATCGCCCGCTACAAGACAGAGGCCAAGGCCGTGCCCGGGGAAGTGCTGGCGCGCAAGGTGGCAGAGAGAGTCGCCCTGATTGAGAGGGAAACCGGCCGCAAGCCGGGCCGCAAAGAAACCAAGGAGCTCAAGGACGAGGCCAAGCTGGAGCTGCTGCCCATGGCGTTCGCAAAGCAGGCCAGCACCTGGATCTGGATCGACCCGACCGCCCGCACCCTGGTGCCGGACACGGGCAGCCAGGCGCGCGCCGATGACATCGTGACCGCGCTGGTGGAACTGCTGCCCGGCCTGTCGGTATCGCTGCTGTCCACCCAGAGCAGCCCGCAGGCTTGCATGGCGCACTGGCTCAAGGAGCAGGAGCCGCCTACCGGGTTCACCGTGGACCGCGAGTGCGAACTGAAAGCGGCCGACGAGAGCAAAGCCGTGGTGAAGTACGGCCGCCACCCGCTGGACATTGACGAGGTGCAGGCCCACATCGAAGCCGGCAAGCTGCCCACCAAGCTCGCGCTGACTTGGGATGACCGGGTTTCGTTCGTGCTGACCGAGGGCCTGCAGGTGCGCAAGCTGGCTTTCTTGGACGTGGTTTTCGAGGGGCGCAGCGGCGAGGATGGCGGTTTCGACGCGGACGTGGCCATCGCCACCGGCGAGCTGTGCAAGCTGATCCCCGACCTGATCGAAGCCCTGGGCGGCGAGCAGGGGCCCGGCGTGCCCTGCCCGAGCAGCCTGGCGGTTGACGAGGCCGGGAATGTCACGGCGGGTGCAGCGTGA
- the dut gene encoding dUTP diphosphatase — protein MNLNICKLHHAAIIPTYGTEGAACFDLHAATVNSAESIGDVVYQGHPVIVDTGLAFDVPPGWMLKIHPRSGLKFKHGVEAFSGVIDSDFRGSVRILLESADDHEDTPPLRINPGDRVAQASLVPSPRVTFTVVEQLSLTERGAGGFGSTGL, from the coding sequence ATGAACCTCAATATTTGCAAGCTGCACCACGCGGCAATCATCCCCACCTACGGTACCGAAGGCGCTGCGTGCTTCGACCTGCACGCGGCCACCGTCAACAGCGCGGAGAGCATCGGTGATGTGGTGTACCAGGGCCATCCCGTCATCGTGGACACCGGCCTGGCCTTCGATGTGCCGCCCGGCTGGATGCTCAAGATCCACCCCCGCAGCGGCCTCAAGTTCAAGCACGGGGTCGAGGCGTTTTCAGGCGTGATCGACAGCGACTTTCGCGGCAGCGTGCGCATCTTGCTGGAGAGCGCCGACGACCACGAGGACACCCCGCCGCTGCGCATCAACCCCGGCGACCGCGTTGCTCAGGCCAGTCTGGTGCCATCGCCCAGGGTGACGTTCACCGTGGTGGAGCAGTTGAGCCTGACCGAGCGTGGAGCGGGCGGGTTCGGGAGCACGGGCCTATGA
- a CDS encoding helix-turn-helix transcriptional regulator — protein sequence MTTEKNDTVELQIEPLYLKREKAAAYLSISESAFCAAVSSGQLPKPRKILGGRVGWLVKELRDWGLNRPVSDAAPPPNSGYGRSGKPA from the coding sequence ATGACCACCGAAAAGAACGATACCGTTGAACTACAGATTGAACCCTTGTACCTCAAACGCGAAAAGGCAGCGGCCTACCTGTCGATTTCAGAGAGCGCTTTTTGCGCGGCTGTATCAAGCGGCCAGCTGCCGAAGCCGCGCAAGATCCTGGGCGGCCGGGTGGGCTGGCTGGTGAAAGAGCTTCGGGATTGGGGCCTGAACCGGCCCGTATCTGATGCGGCGCCGCCGCCGAATAGCGGCTACGGCAGGTCCGGGAAACCGGCGTGA
- a CDS encoding tyrosine-type recombinase/integrase — MFFDPRAAKLLPPGEHIVIDGCQGLRLVATATRKTWTYRYKNDSGKMKQVAIGQWPATPVQAAVAKWQELRDKRSAGIDPQAQRKKEKRAAKVAPVEAYTVRQLVADYVAGPLKDSRKPEGFEAARRALQAVLDDTPIFAESAAHEVTRGVAFGILDAKKATPMAAVKLRSLFGAAWEHAHDCGRLDGTVPNWWRQVMRGKLKSKGKIIGGEHVGQARRVLTGDEVGQLLRWLKNMHPHGRDALVMYLWTCARGAEIFSLRPEHVTKERGQWWWTVPKALTKNAGEAHAVDLRVPLYGRALEVVQRRMKAPGAGGWLFTGVKGEPYNQKDFSTYIYSLQPYSEKVARRSSPGLVLPVTHWTPHNLRRTARTMLAQLGCINEVAEAIVGHMPKDIVATYNAHTYDAERLEWLSKLDQHLEGLAGNRSAA, encoded by the coding sequence ATGTTCTTCGACCCCCGTGCGGCCAAGCTCCTACCCCCTGGCGAACACATCGTAATCGACGGCTGCCAGGGCCTGCGGCTGGTGGCCACGGCCACGCGCAAAACGTGGACATACCGCTACAAGAACGATAGCGGGAAGATGAAGCAGGTAGCCATTGGGCAATGGCCCGCAACCCCCGTGCAGGCAGCCGTGGCAAAGTGGCAGGAGCTGCGCGACAAGCGCAGCGCAGGGATCGACCCGCAGGCCCAGCGCAAGAAGGAAAAGCGCGCCGCCAAGGTGGCCCCGGTCGAGGCGTACACCGTGCGCCAGCTGGTGGCCGACTACGTGGCGGGCCCACTCAAGGACAGCCGCAAGCCCGAAGGATTCGAGGCCGCGCGCCGCGCGCTGCAGGCCGTTCTGGACGACACCCCGATCTTTGCAGAGTCCGCTGCCCACGAGGTGACGCGCGGCGTAGCTTTCGGGATTCTGGACGCCAAAAAAGCTACGCCTATGGCCGCCGTCAAGCTGCGGTCATTGTTCGGCGCAGCCTGGGAGCACGCCCATGACTGCGGCCGCCTGGATGGCACGGTGCCCAACTGGTGGCGCCAAGTCATGCGGGGCAAGCTCAAGAGCAAGGGCAAGATCATCGGCGGCGAGCACGTCGGCCAGGCGCGCCGCGTGCTGACCGGCGACGAGGTGGGCCAGCTGTTGCGCTGGCTGAAGAACATGCACCCGCACGGGCGCGATGCCCTGGTGATGTACTTGTGGACGTGCGCCCGGGGCGCGGAGATTTTCAGCCTGCGGCCAGAGCATGTGACCAAGGAGCGCGGGCAGTGGTGGTGGACGGTACCCAAGGCGCTGACCAAGAACGCGGGCGAAGCCCATGCCGTGGATCTGCGCGTGCCGTTGTACGGTCGGGCGCTGGAGGTAGTGCAGCGCCGCATGAAAGCGCCCGGCGCGGGCGGGTGGTTGTTCACCGGCGTGAAGGGTGAGCCCTACAACCAGAAGGACTTTTCCACCTACATCTATAGCCTGCAGCCCTACTCCGAAAAGGTGGCCCGCCGGTCATCGCCCGGCCTGGTGCTGCCCGTCACGCACTGGACCCCGCACAACCTGCGGCGCACGGCGCGCACCATGCTCGCGCAGCTGGGGTGCATCAACGAGGTGGCAGAGGCCATTGTGGGCCACATGCCCAAGGACATCGTGGCCACGTACAACGCGCACACCTACGATGCGGAGCGGTTGGAGTGGCTGTCCAAGCTGGACCAGCACCTGGAGGGGCTGGCGGGGAATCGGTCAGCGGCCTGA
- a CDS encoding lysozyme, protein MTAPKINPKVVWVAALGGFVTLLAPSLVEHLQQWESGKARVLVVYPDKLANNIPTVCNGLTRHVTRTPIIVGERWSEEKCVVEEANAIERVQRDLLPCFKRLPPPSVFDMATSHAWNFGAPSTCESGALAAWNRGEWLRGCQRISRGDDGRMVWSFTSAIDPKTGKKVYTMVQGLANRRADETAKCGRDLT, encoded by the coding sequence ATGACCGCCCCCAAGATCAACCCCAAGGTGGTTTGGGTGGCAGCCCTTGGCGGCTTTGTCACCCTGCTGGCGCCTTCGCTGGTGGAGCACCTGCAGCAGTGGGAAAGCGGTAAGGCCCGCGTGCTGGTGGTGTACCCCGACAAGCTGGCCAACAACATCCCCACCGTCTGCAATGGCCTGACCCGGCACGTCACGCGCACCCCGATCATCGTGGGCGAGCGCTGGAGCGAAGAAAAGTGCGTGGTCGAAGAAGCAAACGCCATTGAGCGCGTGCAGCGCGACCTGTTGCCGTGCTTCAAGCGCCTGCCGCCCCCAAGCGTGTTCGACATGGCCACCAGCCACGCATGGAATTTTGGCGCGCCCAGCACCTGCGAAAGTGGGGCGCTCGCCGCCTGGAATCGTGGCGAGTGGCTGCGCGGCTGCCAGCGCATCAGCCGCGGCGATGACGGCCGGATGGTGTGGAGCTTCACCAGCGCCATCGACCCCAAGACGGGCAAGAAGGTCTACACCATGGTGCAGGGCCTGGCCAACCGGCGCGCAGATGAAACCGCGAAGTGCGGGCGAGATCTCACATGA
- a CDS encoding holin, whose translation MKTETMEAISSAGVKASVAGGIAAVFGGLTAADLAAYVGAIVAILGVLVNSYYKHKADKRHALENQRREAEHQRREAERSLRMELMRTSGVPIFHHDTDLGELGADE comes from the coding sequence ATGAAAACCGAAACTATGGAAGCCATCAGCAGCGCGGGCGTAAAGGCTTCCGTGGCCGGTGGCATCGCTGCCGTTTTTGGCGGCTTGACGGCGGCTGACCTTGCCGCCTACGTGGGCGCGATTGTTGCGATCCTGGGTGTGCTGGTGAATTCGTACTACAAGCACAAGGCCGACAAGCGCCATGCCCTTGAAAACCAGCGGCGCGAAGCAGAGCACCAGCGGCGTGAGGCAGAGCGATCCCTGCGCATGGAGTTGATGCGCACCTCCGGCGTGCCGATCTTTCATCACGACACAGACCTGGGCGAACTGGGCGCCGACGAATGA